One region of Lampris incognitus isolate fLamInc1 chromosome 12, fLamInc1.hap2, whole genome shotgun sequence genomic DNA includes:
- the loxa gene encoding protein-lysine 6-oxidase, with translation MEHRILGKQLGAYARVCLFVAILHAAQCQRSPDTRQSSNQRAALRQTLQWKHNGKIFSILSHGAEYQPPRPRGSPSEQVHVRPVTIIRDGDVTRAARGNADSSSLSPPHNSAQTLSEAGARADSPRWLPLQVQRGLRGHEHRRHPPVHPRDRADTRTDGKKNETEHEPAPSPPLPRREDMMVGDDPYDPYKSTDRDNPYYNYYDVYERPRPRPRPGYGTSYHQYGLPDLVPDPYYIQASAYVQRVPMYNLRCAAEENCLSSSAYRGDVRDYDTRMLLRFPQRVKNQGTADFLPSRPRYSWEWHSCHQHYHSMDEFSHYDLLDSSSQRTVAEGHKASFCLEDTSCDYGYYRRFACTAHTQGLSPGCYDTYNADIDCQWIDITDVNPGNYVLKISVNPSYQVPESDYSNNVVRCEVRYTGNYAYVSGCHMSPY, from the exons ATGGAACATCGCATACTTGGCAAGCAACTTGGCGCATACGCGCGCGTCTGTTTGTTTGTTGCCATCCTTCACGCGGCTCAATGTCAGAGGAGTCCGGACACGAGGCAGTCCAGTAACCAGAGAGCGGCTCTCCGGCAGACGCTTCAGTGGAAACACAACGGCAAGATCTTCAGCATTCTGAGTCACGGCGCCGAGTACCAGCCGCCGCGGCCGAGGGGCTCACCTTCGGAGCAAGTGCACGTAAGACCTGTCACCATCATCCGCGATGGAGACGTGACGAGGGCCGCGCGGGGGAACGCCGACAGCTCGAGCCTCTCTCCGCCCCACAACTCGGCCCAGACGCTGTCCGAGGCAGGAGCGCGCGCGGACAGCCCCCGCTGGCTGCCCCTTCAAGTCCAGAGGGGTCTGAGAGGGCACGAGCACCGCCGTCATCCGCCCGTCCATCCGAGGGACCGCGCTGACACGCGGACGGACGGCAAAAAGAACGAGACCGAGCATGAACCTGCTCCCAGTCCACCGCTACCGAGGAGAGAGGACATGATGGTCGGCGACGATCCCTACGACCCGTACAAGTCCACAGATAGAGATAACCCGTATTACAATTACTACGATGTCTACGAAAGACCAAGGCCTAGACCGAGACCTGGATACGGCACAAGCTATCATCAGTACG GTCTACCTGATCTTGTACCAGACCCATACTACATTCAAGCCTCTGCGTATGTTCAGAGGGTTCCCATGTACAACCTGAGATGTGCAGCCGAGGAAAACTGTTTATCAAG TTCAGCCTACAGGGGAGACGTGAGAGACTATGACACTCGGATGCTGCTAAGATTTCCTCAGAGGGTAAAAAACCAGGGAACAGCTGATTTCCTGCCCAGTAGACCACGCTACTCCTGGGAATGGCACAGCTGTCACCA GCACTACCACAGCATGGATGAGTTCAGCCACTACGACCTGCTGGACAGCAGCTCTCAGAGGACGGTGGCCGAGGGCCACAAGGCCAGTTTCTGTCTGGAGGACACGTCCTGTGACTACGGCTACTACAGGCGGTTTGCCTGCACTGCACATACCCAG GGACTGAGCCCGGGATGTTATGATACCTATAACGCTGACATTGACTGCCAGTGGATTGACATCACAGATGTGAATCCTGGAAACTATGTACTCAAG ATCAGTGTAAATCCCAGCTATCAAGTCCCGGAGTCTGACTACAGCAACAACGTGGTGCGCTGTGAGGTCCGCTACACCGGCAACTACGCCTATGTGTCAGGCTGTCACATGTCACC GTATTAA